A region from the Medicago truncatula cultivar Jemalong A17 chromosome 6, MtrunA17r5.0-ANR, whole genome shotgun sequence genome encodes:
- the LOC25495522 gene encoding proline dehydrogenase 2, mitochondrial, whose product MATRVVPQKIIKNLRFKTTTKPLNSYHPSATATVASILEREQPSPPQPSHQQPSYLDLNDGERLFSAVPTSTLIRSSTVLHATAIGPVVDVGIWAMQSKLLQTGILKDAVMAVTKRTFYEHFCAGEDAITAGKSIRSVNEAGLRGMLVFGVEDAHENDGCDRNLKGFLHTVDVSKSLPPSSVSFVIVKITAICPMALLERISDLLRWQQKDPSFNLPWKQDSLPIFSESSPLYHTTKKPEPLTPQEESDFQLANQRLQQLCKKCVEANMPLLVDAEHTTVQPAIDYFTYSSAIMHNKDDNPIVFGTIQTYLKDAKERLFLATKAAEEIGIPMGFKLVRGAYMSTESTLAESFGSKSPIHDTIEDTHNCFNDCSSYLLEKFANGKGSVVLATHNIESGKLAAAKAYEIGMGKVNHKLEFAQLCGMSDALSFGLSNAGFRVSKYMPFGPVEMVMPYLLRRAEENRGLLAASGFDRQLIRKELGRRLKAAIF is encoded by the exons atGGCAACTCGTGTGGTCCCacaaaaaatcatcaagaatctCCGTTTCAAAACCACCACAAAACCATTAAACTCCTACCATCCTTCAGCCACCGCCACCGTCGCCTCCATTCTCGAAAGAGAACAACCTTCTCCACCACAACCGTCACACCAACAACCATCTTATCTTGACCTAAACGACGGTGAGAGATTATTCTCAGCTGTTCCAACGTCCACGCTGATAAGATCCTCAACCGTTCTGCATGCAACGGCTATAGGACCTGTCGTGGACGTTGGAATATGGGCTATGCAATCAAAATTGTTACAAACGGGAATATTGAAAGATGCAGTTATGGCAGTTACAAAGAGAACATTCTATGAACATTTTTGTGCTGGAGAAGATGCTATTACTGCTGGAAAGAGTATAAGGTCTGTTAATGAAGCTGGCTTACGTGGCATGCTTGTTTTTGGTGTTGAAGATGCACATGAGAATGATGGTTGTGATCGTAATCTTAAAGGGTTTCTTCATACTGTTGATGTTAGCAAATcacttcctccttcttct gtGAGTTTTGTGATTGTGAAAATCACTGCAATATGTCCAATGGCATTACTAGAAAGAATTAGTGATCTCCTAAGATGGCAACAAAAAGACCCTTCATTCAATTTACCATGGAAACAAGATTCTCTACCAATTTTCTCTGAATCAAGTCCATTATACCATACTACAAAAAAACCAGAACCATtaacaccacaagaagaaagtgATTTTCAACTAGCAAACCAAAGATTACAACAACTTTGTAAAAAATGTGTTGAAGCAAACATGCCACTTTTGGTTGATGCTGAACACACTACTGTTCAACCAGCTATTGATTACTTCACATACTCATCAGCAATTATGCATAATAAAGATGATAATCCAATTGTGTTTGGTACAATTCAAACTTATTTGAAAGATGCTAAGGAGAGATTGTTTCTTGCAACAAAAGCTGCTGAAGAAATTGGAATTCCTATGGGATTTAAATTGGTTAGAGGTGCTTATATGTCCACAGAAAGTACATTGGCTGAATCTTTTGGGTCTAAGTCACCAATTCATGATACTATTGAAGATACACATAATTGCTTCAATGATTGTTCATCTTATTTGCTTGAGAAGTTTGCTAATGGAAAAGGATCTGTTGTTCTTGCTACACACAACATTGAATCAG GGAAATTGGCTGCAGCAAAAGCATATGAAATTGGGATGGGAAAGGTGAATCACAAGCTTGAATTTGCACAACTATGTGGAATGTCAGATGCACTTTCATTTGGTTTGAGCAACGCTGGATTTAGAGTAAGCAAGTATATGCCATTTGGACCAGTTGAGATGGTTAtgccttatctattgagaagaGCTGAAGAAAATAGAGGCCTTTTGGCTGCTTCTGGATTTGATAGGCAACTCATAag AAAAGAGCTTGGAAGGAGACTTAAAGCTGCAATATTTTAA
- the LOC25495523 gene encoding proline dehydrogenase 2, mitochondrial — MATRVVPQKIIKNLRFKTTTKPLNSSHPSATAAVASLIEREQPSPPQPSHQQPSYLDLNDGERLFSAVPTSTLIRSSAVLHATAIGPVVDVGIWAMQSKLLQTGILKDAVMAVTKRTFYEHFCAGEDAITAGKSIRSVNEAGLRGMLVFGVEDAHENDGCDRNLKGFLHTVDVSKSLPPSSVSFVIVKITAICPMALLERISDLLRWQQKDPSFNLPWKQDSLPIFSESSPLYHTTKKPEPLTPQEESDFQLANQRLQQLCKKCVEANMPLLVDAEHTTVQPAIDYFTYSSAIMHNKDDNPIVFGTIQTYLKDAKERLFLATKAAEEIGIPMGFKLVRGAYMSTESTLAESFGSKSPIHDTIEDTHNCFNDCSSYLLEKFANGKGSVVLATHNIESGKLAAAKAYEIGIGKVNHKLEFAQLCGMSDALSFGLSNAGFRVSKYMPFGPVEMVMPYLLRRAEENRGLLAASGFDRQLIRKELGRRLKAAIF; from the exons ATGGCAACTCGTGTGGTCCCACAAAAGATCATCAAGAATCTCCGTTTCAAAACCACCACAAAACCATTAAACTCCTCCCATCCTTCGGCCACCGCCGCCGTCGCTTCCCTTATTGAAAGAGAACAACCTTCTCCACCACAACCGTCACACCAACAACCATCTTATCTTGACCTAAACGACGGTGAGAGATTATTCTCAGCTGTTCCAACGTCCACGCTGATAAGATCCTCAGCCGTTCTGCATGCAACGGCTATAGGACCTGTCGTGGACGTTGGAATATGGGCTATGCAATCAAAATTGTTACAAACGGGAATCTTGAAAGATGCAGTTATGGCAGTTACAAAGAGAACATTCTATGAACATTTTTGTGCTGGAGAAGATGCTATTACTGCTGGAAAGAGTATAAGGTCTGTTAATGAAGCTGGCTTACGTGGCATGCTTGTTTTTGGTGTTGAAGATGCACATGAGAATGATGGTTGTGATCGTAATCTTAAAGGGTTTCTTCATACTGTTGATGTTAGCAAATcacttcctccttcttct GTGAGTTTTGTGATTGTGAAAATCACTGCAATATGTCCAATGGCATTACTAGAAAGAATAAGTGATCTTCTAAGATGGCAACAAAAAGACCCTTCATTCAATTTACCATGGAAACAAGATTCTCTACCAATTTTCTCTGAATCAAGTCCATTATACCACACTACAAAAAAACCAGAACCATtaacaccacaagaagaaagtgATTTTCAACTAGCAAACCAAAGATTACAACAACTTTGTAAAAAATGTGTTGAAGCAAACATGCCCTTATTGGTTGATGCTGAACACACTACTGTTCAACCAGCTATTGATTACTTCACATACTCTTCAGCAATTATGCATAATAAAGATGATAACCCTATTGTGTTTGGAACAATTCAAACTTATTTGAAAGATGCTAAGGAGAGATTGTTTCTTGCAACAAAAGCTGCTGAAGAAATTGGAATTCCTATGGGATTTAAATTGGTTAGAGGTGCTTATATGTCCACAGAAAGTACATTGGCTGAATCTTTTGGGTCTAAGTCACCAATTCATGATACTATTGAAGATACACATAATTGCTTCAATGATTGTTCATCTTATTTGCTTGAGAAGTTTGCTAATGGAAAAGGATCTGTTGTTCTTGCTACACACAACATTGAATCAG GGAAATTGGCAGCAGCAAAAGCATATGAAATTGGGATTGGAAAAGTGAACCATAAGCTTGAATTTGCACAACTATGTGGAATGTCAGATGCACTTTCATTTGGTTTGAGCAATGCTGGATTTAGAGTAAGCAAGTATATGCCATTTGGACCAGTTGAGATGGTTAtgccttatctattgagaagaGCTGAAGAAAATAGAGGCCTTTTGGCTGCTTCTGGATTTGATAGGCAACTCATAAg AAAAGAGCTTGGAAGGAGGCTTAAAGCTGCAATATTTTAA
- the LOC25495524 gene encoding proline dehydrogenase 1, mitochondrial has product MATRVVPQKIIKNLRFKTTTKPLNSSHPSATAAVASLLEREQPSPPQPSHQQPSYLDLNDGERLFSAVPTSTLIRSSAVLHATAIGPVVDVGIWAMQSKLLQTGILKDAVMAVTKRTFYEHFCAGEDAITAGKSIRSVNEAGLRGMLVFGVEDAHENDGCDRNLKGFLHTVDVSKSLPPSSVSFVIVKITAICPMALLERISDLLRWQQKDPSFNLPWKQDSLPIFSESSPLYHTTKKPEPLTPQEESDFQLANQRLQQLCKKCVEANMPLLVDAEHTTVQPAIDYFTYSSAIMHNKDDNPIVFGTIQTYLKDAKERLFLATQAAEKIGIPMGFKLVRGAYMSTESTLAESFGSKSPIHDTIKDTHNCFNDCSSYLLEKFANGKGSVVLATHNIESGKLAAAKAYEIGIGKVNHKLEFAQLCGMSDALSFGLSNAGFRVSKYMPFGPVEMVMPYLLRRAEENRGLLAASGFDRQLIRRELGRRLKAAIF; this is encoded by the exons atGGCAACTCGTGTGGTCCCacaaaaaatcatcaagaatctCCGTTTCAAAACCACCACAAAACCATTAAACTCCTCCCATCCTTCGGCCACCGCCGCCGTCGCTTCCCTTCTCGAAAGAGAACAACCTTCTCCACCACAACCGTCACACCAACAACCATCTTATCTTGACCTAAACGACGGTGAGAGATTATTCTCAGCTGTTCCAACGTCCACGCTGATAAGATCCTCAGCCGTTCTGCATGCAACGGCTATAGGACCTGTAGTGGACGTTGGAATATGGGCTATGCAATCAAAATTGTTACAAACGGGAATCTTGAAAGATGCAGTTATGGCAGTTACAAAGAGAACATTCTATGAACATTTTTGTGCTGGAGAAGATGCTATTACTGCTGGAAAGAGTATAAGGTCTGTTAATGAAGCTGGCTTACGTGGCATGCTTGTTTTTGGTGTTGAAGATGCACATGAGAATGATGGTTGTGATCGTAATCTTAAAGGGTTTCTTCATACTGTTGATGTTAGCAAATcacttcctccttcttct GTGAGTTTTGTGATTGTGAAAATCACTGCAATATGTCCAATGGCATTACTAGAAAGAATAAGTGATCTTCTAAGATGGCAACAAAAAGACCCTTCATTCAATTTACCATGGAAACAAGATTCTCTACCAATTTTCTCTGAATCAAGTCCATTATACCACACTACAAAAAAACCAGAACCATtaacaccacaagaagaaagtgATTTTCAACTAGCAAACCAAAGATTACAACAACTTTGTAAAAAATGTGTTGAAGCAAACATGCCCTTATTGGTTGATGCTGAACACACTACTGTTCAACCAGCTATTGATTACTTCACATACTCTTCAGCAATTATGCATAATAAAGATGATAATCCTATTGTGTTTGGAACAATTCAAACTTATTTGAAAGATGCTAAGGAGAGATTGTTTCTTGCAACACAAGCTGCTGAAAAAATTGGAATTCCTATGGGATTTAAGTTGGTTAGAGGTGCTTATATGTCTACGGAAAGTACATTGGCTGAATCTTTTGGGTCTAAGTCACCAATTCATGATACTATTAAAGATACACATAATTGCTTCAATGATTGTTCATCTTATTTGCTTGAGAAGTTTGCTAATGGAAAAGGATCTGTTGTTCTTGCTACACACAACATTGAATCAG GGAAATTGGCAGCAGCAAAAGCATATGAAATTGGGATTGGAAAAGTGAACCATAAGCTTGAATTTGCACAACTATGTGGAATGTCAGATGCACTTTCATTTGGTTTGAGCAATGCTGGATTTAGAGTAAGCAAGTATATGCCATTTGGACCAGTTGAGATGGTTAtgccttatctattgagaagaGCTGAAGAAAATAGAGGCCTTTTGGCTGCTTCTGGATTTGATAGGCAACTCATAag AAGAGAGCTTGGAAGGAGGCTTAAAGCTGCAATATTTTAA